In Amyelois transitella isolate CPQ chromosome 13, ilAmyTran1.1, whole genome shotgun sequence, a genomic segment contains:
- the LOC106139895 gene encoding uncharacterized protein LOC106139895 isoform X2, producing MESRSAPPSPDEPGEAVYDTRCGRYPTPSLQRTFASCRETTRPRPHHRHAASEPARPDDRVLITAEVHDYPSSESGIAADCPHPHTSNADDSPSYDRSDYEGNSSYNLRHTTDYHHTLDCKHRPIDYNRSHTPDYNHGHGSDCDRPHPRSQTARRPHRKHRRDEEDGAQSLDERCARDLDEILPARLAAVNLSREPPPQTWNRSNIAATMERFEPVDYSYAYYDHHLSMPSSSKKANRQRGRGGIPRDRSARHNYVTRYGTEENIYEEITDGSRTCPKHRYAPRQSLVSLDRSVVEEEVRRVESRHKRILGELNLSVEAMLMPECESPDSERAEDRDNIEELLRVGPTDELLSPASCNPPDLDSGFSGSSSGASYVGSLRRKPTGSVPHLPAVAYGTRGAGVRILGADECGMRGPRDATSPRSSSCGDAKTTGFWNKKAWKKISGFSSSNSINKAGLTATPTENWWCRWIP from the exons ATGGAATCACGGAGCGCGCCGCCCAGCCCCGACGAACCGGGGGAGGCGGTGTACGACACGCGTTGTGGTCGATACCCAACGCCGTCCCTTCAGAGGACCTTTGCCAGTTGTCGCGAAACCACCAGACCTCGGCCACACCATCGCCATGCTGCTTCAGAACCGGCACGACCCGACGACCGTGTGCTAATTACAGCTGAAGTACATGACTACCCTTCCTCTGAATCGGGAATAGCAGCCGATTGTCCCCATCCTCACACGAGTAATGCTGATGACAGCCCTTCTTACGATAGATCTGATTACGAAGGTAACTCGAGTTACAACTTGAGACACACAACAGACTATCACCACACCTTAGATTGTAAACATCGGCCAATCGATTATAATCGGAGTCACACACCAGATTATAATCATGGTCATGGCTCAGACTGTGACCGACCTCATCCAAGGTCACAAACTGCTCGACGTCCTCATAGAAAACATAGACGAGATGAAGAAGATGGGGCCCAGTCATTGGACGAAAGATGTGCTCGcgatttagatgaaattttACCAGCAAGATTGGCAGCTGTCAATTTGTCGAGAGAACCTCCTCCGCAAACTTGGAATAGAAGTAACATTGCTGCTACAATGGAAAGATTTGAGCCAGTCGACTATTCTTATGCTTATTATGATCACCATTTATCTATGCCATCGTCATCTAAAAAAGCCAATCGTCAACGAGGTCGTGGTGGAATTCCTCGAGATCGCTCCGCGCGGCATAATTACGTCACTAGATATGGAacagaagaaaatatttacgaaGAAATAACTGATGGTTCTAGGACGTGTCCAAAACATCGATATGCTCCACGACAATCGCTGGTTTCGTTAGATCGAAGTGTAGTGGAAGAAGAAGTACGTAGGGTGGAGTCTAGGCATAAAAGAATTCTAGGTGAACTAAATCTAAGCGTAGAAGCTATGTTAATGCCAGAATGTGAATCACCTGATTCAGAAAGAGCAGAAGATAGAGACAATATAGAAGAATTGTTACGAGTAGGTCCTACAGATGAATTACTTTCTCCAGCAAGCTGTAATCCACCTGATTTAGATAGTGGATTTAGTGGCAGCAGTAGCGGAGCAAGCTATGTTGGCAGTTTACGACGTAAGCCAACTGGATCTGTACCTCACTTACCCGCGGTGGCATATGGGACACGTGGGGCTGGTGTTCGCATACTTGGTGCTGATGAATGCGGTATGCGGGGTCCAAGAGATGCTACTTCACCCCGAAGTTCAAGCTGTGGGGATGCAAAGACAACTGgattttggaataaaaaagcgtggaaaaaaatatctggTTTCTCAAGCTCTAATAGCATCAACAAAGCGGGACTGACTG cTACTCCAACGGAAAACTGGTGGTGCCGTTGGATTCCCTAG
- the LOC106139895 gene encoding uncharacterized protein LOC106139895 isoform X1 — protein MESRSAPPSPDEPGEAVYDTRCGRYPTPSLQRTFASCRETTRPRPHHRHAASEPARPDDRVLITAEVHDYPSSESGIAADCPHPHTSNADDSPSYDRSDYEGNSSYNLRHTTDYHHTLDCKHRPIDYNRSHTPDYNHGHGSDCDRPHPRSQTARRPHRKHRRDEEDGAQSLDERCARDLDEILPARLAAVNLSREPPPQTWNRSNIAATMERFEPVDYSYAYYDHHLSMPSSSKKANRQRGRGGIPRDRSARHNYVTRYGTEENIYEEITDGSRTCPKHRYAPRQSLVSLDRSVVEEEVRRVESRHKRILGELNLSVEAMLMPECESPDSERAEDRDNIEELLRVGPTDELLSPASCNPPDLDSGFSGSSSGASYVGSLRRKPTGSVPHLPAVAYGTRGAGVRILGADECGMRGPRDATSPRSSSCGDAKTTGFWNKKAWKKISGFSSSNSINKAGLTGLLVRYTFRRKSGSQGSQGKRRSEPVKCDACLSQRC, from the exons ATGGAATCACGGAGCGCGCCGCCCAGCCCCGACGAACCGGGGGAGGCGGTGTACGACACGCGTTGTGGTCGATACCCAACGCCGTCCCTTCAGAGGACCTTTGCCAGTTGTCGCGAAACCACCAGACCTCGGCCACACCATCGCCATGCTGCTTCAGAACCGGCACGACCCGACGACCGTGTGCTAATTACAGCTGAAGTACATGACTACCCTTCCTCTGAATCGGGAATAGCAGCCGATTGTCCCCATCCTCACACGAGTAATGCTGATGACAGCCCTTCTTACGATAGATCTGATTACGAAGGTAACTCGAGTTACAACTTGAGACACACAACAGACTATCACCACACCTTAGATTGTAAACATCGGCCAATCGATTATAATCGGAGTCACACACCAGATTATAATCATGGTCATGGCTCAGACTGTGACCGACCTCATCCAAGGTCACAAACTGCTCGACGTCCTCATAGAAAACATAGACGAGATGAAGAAGATGGGGCCCAGTCATTGGACGAAAGATGTGCTCGcgatttagatgaaattttACCAGCAAGATTGGCAGCTGTCAATTTGTCGAGAGAACCTCCTCCGCAAACTTGGAATAGAAGTAACATTGCTGCTACAATGGAAAGATTTGAGCCAGTCGACTATTCTTATGCTTATTATGATCACCATTTATCTATGCCATCGTCATCTAAAAAAGCCAATCGTCAACGAGGTCGTGGTGGAATTCCTCGAGATCGCTCCGCGCGGCATAATTACGTCACTAGATATGGAacagaagaaaatatttacgaaGAAATAACTGATGGTTCTAGGACGTGTCCAAAACATCGATATGCTCCACGACAATCGCTGGTTTCGTTAGATCGAAGTGTAGTGGAAGAAGAAGTACGTAGGGTGGAGTCTAGGCATAAAAGAATTCTAGGTGAACTAAATCTAAGCGTAGAAGCTATGTTAATGCCAGAATGTGAATCACCTGATTCAGAAAGAGCAGAAGATAGAGACAATATAGAAGAATTGTTACGAGTAGGTCCTACAGATGAATTACTTTCTCCAGCAAGCTGTAATCCACCTGATTTAGATAGTGGATTTAGTGGCAGCAGTAGCGGAGCAAGCTATGTTGGCAGTTTACGACGTAAGCCAACTGGATCTGTACCTCACTTACCCGCGGTGGCATATGGGACACGTGGGGCTGGTGTTCGCATACTTGGTGCTGATGAATGCGGTATGCGGGGTCCAAGAGATGCTACTTCACCCCGAAGTTCAAGCTGTGGGGATGCAAAGACAACTGgattttggaataaaaaagcgtggaaaaaaatatctggTTTCTCAAGCTCTAATAGCATCAACAAAGCGGGACTGACTG GTCTGCTCGTTAGGTACACTTTCCGGCGTAAGTCCGGCTCGCAAGGCTCTCAGGGCAAGCGGCGTTCCGAGCCCGTCAAATGCGATGCGTGCCTCTCACAACGATGTTAG